The following is a genomic window from Nicotiana tabacum cultivar K326 chromosome 3, ASM71507v2, whole genome shotgun sequence.
ACAAGTTTGTAGATATATATAGaattggttagagactcgtgctgataacgtattatgaaatataactcaaagtagcaatatggaacaaggaaataaaagcaatttagtaaaacatgaacaagaaatggagatagagagaaggaagagattttcttcttcaattgtgtgtattttcctatctattataagACCTTTATAtaagcatgaaaagtgaagaaaatatgtcatagAATATGTCACTGAACATGAAAAATATATCagtgaatatgtcattaagcatttgacatgaagatcatgtcaggaagagtagacatccaggAAGATCATACCAGGAaaagtagacatccaccataatatgatatttatcGTAACAGTTCAGATTTgtattcaaaattttattttgagaGTAAAGTACACCCTATCGAAGACGATTATATTTTTAGAGTTGGAATCTGACACTTTTAATTAAGAAGGAAAGGATATATACCACCCACAACAACCTTCAGCCGCATATATGAGTCGTTTTTTGTTGGTTCGGGTCAGATATGAAACGGATAAAAAACGTGTAATGCAAAAATGATAAATTATTTGATCCGattcatatttaatacggataaaaaataaattaattggaCATATTATCCAtgtggcttcttgaatatgattatTTTTGGTAGAATTCCTAGTTTCCCAAACACGAGAAGCTCCAAATTCGAGACTTTACAACTGTAAAAGTTAAACTTATTGGTTattcattttctaagtggataatatgattcttatTTATATTTAATCATTTTTTAAACAGTTCATTATCCAAtacattttttaataaataatatgaGAAGATAACTGTcttattttatctattttgtcACCGCTATTCATGAGTACAACAGAGATCCATTGACAatattaatttactattttttgcaTGGTAAGAAAGAACTAGTAAACCCTAATCATTGTTATGTTTGTGCTTTATTTGGTTCGGCTTTTCCAAAGAGGTCAAATTTTACAATCGTAAAAAGGGATTTAACTTCTGTTTTTCGTTTACATATAACTGAATATTATTGTTAGTAAGTTTTTTAACCCTAAATTGATAAAGTTCTTCCTTTTGCACCGTTCTATTTATACTGAAAATCTAGTTATCGTGGagctaatttaatttttttgtgaCAAAAACTGTAACTGTGATTATTTTTGTCTCCGgtactcattttttatttcagCAAAAAATCTCAAATCGTAAATGGTCAAACATATTATTTAactttaaaaagaaaaaacaaatttcACCTGCTTTCTTCATGCAAAAAATATTATCTCAAATTAAAGACTCAAACAGAAATTACCACTTAAGAAAATCCTTTTATGTCCCTCTACAAATCTTGGTGCTATGATGACGGTTGGCTTAGCCCTCGTGTGTGATTATGCTCATTAAATTCTGTCGTCCATGCAGCAAATGACTATTAAGCCCTCTACCTTTCGAATCCCATCTCACTTCACCCTACTCACCTCCTCTGCAAGAAAATTTTTTGGGCTTGTAAATGTGTCAGTTTGAATGGATTTGTTTGGCCCTTTCTTATATTGATACTACTTTTTTTTAAATGACATTTTTTAtatctaaaaataatttaattttaaatttttacttaATTCCTTAATGAAATAAAGTCACACAAATATTTTGTGATTGTTgtagatttttactttttttttgaaattttgttttaGCCAAACTAACATCCCATAAATTGAAACGAAAAAGTAATAAAGCAGGAGTATTTATTATTTCTTGCTTAGCTTCAAAACCCCCCATTATGCCTACATCATAAACCCCTCTCGCTATCTATTCTTTCATTTGGTTCTGCACAACTTTGTGGAGGTATATAGTGGTAGAAATCAGTAGTTTTAGATTTGAACTTTTACTTTTCAAGATCTTTTGAAAATTTTAAGGGGATCTAGCTAGGAGAGTGCCATGCTACATATTTCAAAGTGAATAGCTCTCAATAAAGGCATCTAATTTTCAAGAAAAAGGTAGAAGAAAAGATATGGTGCTTATATTACTGCAACTGCCAGTTCCTTTTTATTACTCCCTTCTCATCATTTCCATTTGCAAACTTCAAAACCAGCCACATGAAATTAAACCTTTAAACACCATGTAATTAACACCCCCCAAAACCCTCATTCTTGAAATACGTAACAATTTTCTTTGACAAAAGCCGagagtgaaaagaaaaaagaacaccCTTTATTCCTTTTTGCCTAAAGTTGATTTCTTTTGCATGGATAGGGTGGTGGGTAATCAAAGTGGAGGAAGTAACATGTTGAGGGAGTACAGAAAAGGGAATTGGACAGTTGAAGAAACTATGGTTTTAATAGAAGCAAAGAAGATGGATGATGAAAGGAGAATGAAAAGGCAAGGGGAGGGTACTAGTACTGAAATTAGGGGAAATAAACCAGGAGAACTAAGGTGGAAATGGGTGGAGGATTATTGTTGGAAAATGGGGTGTTTGAGGAGCCAAAATCAGTGCAATGACAAGTGGGATAATCTCATGAGGGATTTCAAGAAAGTGAGGGAATATGAAAGAAGAGTGGCTGAGAAAGGAGATGatggtaataataataataataataatcaagaaataattATCAAGTCATATTGGAAGATTGAGAGGAGTGAAAGGAAAGAGAAGAATTTGCCAACTAATATGTTGCCTGAGATTTATGAGGCATTGGTTCAAGTTGTGGACAGAAAATGTACTCAAAAATTGCTAgtgggtggtggtggtggtacttctgctgctgctgctccTTTAAATCAAAGCACAAGTTTGACTAATTCTTTGTCTCCCACATTGCAACAACAATCTTTTCAAGCTCAAATTGCAGCTTTGCCacttccaccaccaccaacattGTCACCACCAGCAGTAGTAGCACAACAATCAGCTCAGCCACCTAGTCTTCCTTACACTCGACCTTTACCTGCAGTAGGTACTCTTTTCCCACTTTAAATTTCCATTAAATTATAATTAGTTGTATCCTCTGATATTTGAATGATTTTTTTGACACTATCAATTTACCTTAATGTGTGAATGAAGGTTAGTTATATTATCAGGCTACTAGTTAATGTTTTGCATAGAgatttatttgtaattattacatTTTAATTAAGGGACATTATTTTTGTAGCTACTTTTTACATTGCATAAAACTCAAAACATTTTCATAAAAAGATTGAATAGACAATCTTACTCAATCTAGTAGCaatcaaaccctacttggatatAATGTCTATATTGGTAAACTTGATATCGAATCGGAAAGGTAGGGTGaagatctgcgtacacattatcctCCCCATACtgtacttgtgagattatacttggtttgttgttgttggttaacTTGATATCTTCCGAAAGATAAGCTTTTTGACCCATTGGTGTTGCATTTTGAATCTTGCTTTTTAGAACATCTAATTGGTACCATAACATCCTTTTCTTTCTTCCAACATGAAATAATCATATTTAGTCTACACTATATAGCAATAGTTTTGTATAATCCAAAGACAAACTCTTTGTTTTATGTATATTTAAGCTAATATAAGTTTGTTGTTCTCTATCTCTGCCATTGAACTCTTAAGATTCACCAACTGATCCTAGTGCTGTTGTTCTCCACAGCCTGCAAAATATCATTAATCTTGATTGCCTCTCTTCTTTGTGCATTCAGTTCCCTTTTGTTTTTTCTAagttctcttctctctctctccacTCTTTTTTCTCTTTGTATTTATGTCTCTTGGCCTCTTGGGTGAGGTTGGGAACTAGACATTGCTTGCATTTATTTCAATCTCACACATCTGCCTAGGAATAAGTTAACTGTTTTACTGTTTTAACCACAAGATTAGTCATCACCTAATATCTAATTGTTTTAAATTATgtatcagaaagaaaaaaaattcttatacCAATCTAATTTTACTTGATACAACACGGTTCTTGTCACAAT
Proteins encoded in this region:
- the LOC107791973 gene encoding uncharacterized protein LOC107791973 isoform X2; translation: MDRVVGNQSGGSNMLREYRKGNWTVEETMVLIEAKKMDDERRMKRQGEGTSTEIRGNKPGELRWKWVEDYCWKMGCLRSQNQCNDKWDNLMRDFKKVREYERRVAEKGDDGNNNNNNNQEIIIKSYWKIERSERKEKNLPTNMLPEIYEALVQVVDRKCTQKLLVGGGGGTSAAAAPLNQSTSLTNSLSPTLQQQSFQAQIAALPLPPPPTLSPPAVVAQQSAQPPSLPYTRPLPAVDPDRSEHSDSPAKRRRKGEGEGTSSGNNNNINNLQEVGSAIFKSAAIIAETIQASEEREERRHRELLSLHERRLQIEESKAEINRQGINGLVDSINRLANSILSLAGNKNQAAPPK
- the LOC107791973 gene encoding uncharacterized protein LOC107791973 isoform X1 encodes the protein MDRVVGNQSGGSNMLREYRKGNWTVEETMVLIEAKKMDDERRMKRQGEGTSTEIRGNKPGELRWKWVEDYCWKMGCLRSQNQCNDKWDNLMRDFKKVREYERRVAEKGDDGNNNNNNNQEIIIKSYWKIERSERKEKNLPTNMLPEIYEALVQVVDRKCTQKLLVGGGGGTSAAAAPLNQSTSLTNSLSPTLQQQSFQAQIAALPLPPPPTLSPPAVVAQQSAQPPSLPYTRPLPAMCDSSDPDRSEHSDSPAKRRRKGEGEGTSSGNNNNINNLQEVGSAIFKSAAIIAETIQASEEREERRHRELLSLHERRLQIEESKAEINRQGINGLVDSINRLANSILSLAGNKNQAAPPK